The Diospyros lotus cultivar Yz01 chromosome 15, ASM1463336v1, whole genome shotgun sequence genome has a window encoding:
- the LOC127792337 gene encoding B-box zinc finger protein 22 gives MKIQCNVCEVAEAKVLCCADEAALCWACDEKVHAANKLAGKHQRVPLSSSSSPMPKCDICQETVGYFFCLQDRALLCRKCDVAIHTANTHVSAHQRFLLTGVNVGLESAEPGASSSSGKSLSGEKILETESYSLSRIGTRTPMPLAGQHDKVLPVQVGGLGNVAPSKFQFSGGSATIPPWQFDDYLGLTGFNENYGYMDKGSSKADSGKLGESDCSPILRAGEEELEDGEYLGQVPDASWLVPQVPSPPTTSGLHWPNRNLSDAPVFVPDICYSPLQNPGHYQPGGNSSKRRRGF, from the exons ATGAAGATTCAGTGCAACGTTTGCGAGGTAGCGGAGGCGAAGGTGCTGTGCTGTGCGGATGAGGCGGCGCTGTGCTGGGCGTGCGACGAGAAGGTTCACGCCGCCAACAAACTGGCCGGAAAGCACCAGAGggttcctctttcttcttcgtcCTCGCCCATGCCTAAATGCGACATCTGCCAG GAAACGGTTGGCTATTTCTTCTGTCTTCAGGACCGAGCTTTACTCTGCCGGAAATGTGATGTTGCCATACATACAGCAAATACCCATGTCTCAGCTCATCAGAGATTTCTACTTACAGGAGTAAATGTAGGGCTCGAATCTGCTGAACCTGGTGCATCTAGTTCCTCGGGGAAGTCACTGTCTGGTGAGAAAATCTTAGAAACAGAATCTTATTCTCTTTCTAGAATTGGTACCCGTACCCCAATGCCGTTGGCTGGTCAACATGACAAAGTATTACCTGTCCAAGTTGGTGGACTTGGGAATGTTGCACcatccaaattccaattttctgGAGGATCTGCTACTATTCCGCCATGGCAGTTTGATGATTATCTTGGACTAACTGGGTTCAATGAGAACTATGGCTACATGGATAAAGGCTCATCCAAG GCTGATAGTGGTAAGCTCGGGGAGTCTGACTGCTCCCCTATTTTAAGAGCTGGAGAGGAAGAACTGGAAGACGGAGAGTACTTGGGTCAGGTGCCTGATGCATCCTGGCTAGTTCCACAGGTCCCTTCCCCTCCTACAACCTCGGGGCTTCACTGGCCAAATCGTAACCTTTCTGATGCTCCAGTCTTTGTGCCTGACATTTGCTACTCACCCTTGCAAAACCCTGGTCATTATCAGCCAGGTGGCAATAGTTCAAAACGGCGAAGGGGATTCTAA
- the LOC127791797 gene encoding protein VTE6, chloroplastic isoform X1, with protein sequence MASFSPLLIFNPPPPRHSLAPAIRSPQTLTLASTPHLPINPRIPSMMATASIRAQSANPTSPWLVHRAMHSFQSSPPTWESALLCNLVIFVVGSPILRAGLSLSGIAAAFLLGNLSWRAFGPSGFLLVATYFVILFGICKGTAVTKVKMAQKEAQGVAEKKKGRRGPGSVIGSSAAGCVCAFLSIFGVGGKAFSHLWELGFVASFCTKLSDTVSSEIGKAYGKTTYLITTLKIVPRGTEGAVSIEGTIAGLLASILLSSVGCLMGEINVPEAVICVVASQIANLGESLIGAALQEKEGFHWLNNDAVNVINISMGSILAVLMQQIVLQNWYA encoded by the exons ATGGCATCTTTCTCCCCTCTACTCATCTTCAACCCCCCTCCTCCACGCCACTCTCTTGCCCCGGCAATTCGCAGCCCCCAGACTCTTACCCTAGCATCCACCCCCCACTTACCCATAAACCCTAGAATTCCCAGCATGATGGCAACCGCTTCAATCAGAGCTCAATCCGCTAACCCCACTTCCCCGTGGCTCGTGCATAGGGCAATGCATTCGTTCCAATCTTCGCCGCCCACTTGGGAATCGGCTCTGCTCTGCAATCTTGTGATCTTCGTCGTGGGTTCTCCGATTCTGCGCGccggcctctctctctccggcATTGCAGCCGCCTTCTTGCTCGGCAACCTCTCTTGGCGCGCTTTTGGCCCCTCCGGGTTTCTCCTCGTCGCCACCTACTTTGTCATT TTATTTGGGATCTGCAAGGGCACAGCTGTCACAAAGGTTAAAATGGCACAAAAGGAGGCTCAAGGGGTTgctgagaagaagaagggaaggagAGGACCAGGAAGTGTGATTGGTTCCAGTGCAGCTGGCTGTGTTTGTGCTTTCCTTTCAATTTTTGGGGTTGGTGGAAAGGCATTTTCTCATCTTTGGGAGCTTGGCTTTGTTGCCAGTTTCTGTACTAAACTCAGCGATACTGTATCTAGTGAAATAGGAAAAGCATATGGCAAAACAAC GTATCTAATCACGACGCTCAAGATAGTTCCAAGGGGAACAGAAGGAGCTGTGAGCATTGAAGGAACCATTGCTggtcttttggcatcaattcttctttcttctgttgGTTGTCTAATGGGTGAG ATTAATGTGCCAGAGGCTGTGATTTGTGTTGTGGCTTCCCAGATTGCTAATCTCGGTGAAAGTTTAATAGGTGCTGCCCTCCAGGAGAAAGAAGGATTCCACTGG CTGAACAATGATGCTGTTAATGTCATCAATATTTCCATGGGTAGTATTTTGGCAGTCCTAATGCAGCAAATTGTACTCCAAAACTGGTATGCATAG
- the LOC127791799 gene encoding protein trichome birefringence-like 38 isoform X1 — MLSWNAFLVDLVKEEMGRVLVLDSITNGDSWRGVDMLIFNTWHWWLHKGNRQPWDYIRVGNTTYKDMDRLAAFKLGLSTWARWVDSNTEPAITQVFFQGISPTHYNGEEWNASGSTTCKGQTQPLTGLVYPGGPLPTVAVVKEVMGNMSTPVSLLDITTLSQLRKDGHPSIYGSGGDKGNDCSHWCLAGVPDTWNQLLYATLVATG; from the exons ATGTTATCTTGGAATGCATTTCTCGTGGACTTGGTGAAGGAGGAGATGGGAAGAGTCCTTGTTTTGGACTCCATAACCAATGGAGATTCATGGAGGGGCGTTGACATGCTCATCTTCAATACCTGGCACTGGTGGCTTCACAAGGGCAACAGACAACC ATGGGACTACATTAGGGTAGGGAACACAACATACAAAGACATGGATCGGCTGGCCGCCTTTAAGCTGGGGCTGAGCACCTGGGCCAGGTGGGTGGACTCCAACACTGAGCCAGCCATCACACAGGTCTTCTTCCAAGGCATTTCCCCAACCCATTACAA CGGGGAGGAATGGAATGCATCCGGTTCAACAACCTGCAAAGGCCAAACTCAACCACTGACCGGTTTGGTATATCCCGGGGGTCCGCTGCCCACGGTGGCAGTGGTGAAGGAGGTGATGGGAAACATGTCAACTCCGGTGAGTTTGCTGGACATAACAACGCTCTCACAGCTGAGGAAAGATGGGCATCCCTCAATTTACGGCAGCGGCGGGGACAAGGGAAACGACTGCAGCCATTGGTGTCTTGCCGGTGTTCCTGACACTTGGAATCAACTCTTGTATGCAACTCTTGTTGCTACTGGTTGA
- the LOC127791732 gene encoding protein ROOT INITIATION DEFECTIVE 3-like, whose product SSSHPIVLASSPDGTIIAYDAYLGVSIAHFTGCRSPRKGLVIAGTDLVAASHVSPDTGAGSIYLYNWWSSTVANQIPLTEPVGPLAVTLDGAHILAGGISGHIHAVSLPAGHLVQTFPAHSKHVSCLAVSNDGTLLFSGSDDGTIAVYAVSRVLNPSRGSQFPLRYFAGHDSTVTSITSGIRASNCALVSCSLDYTCKFWSLMHDTPLYTVAFPCTVWGVEMDPSDSEFYAAGSDGFVYSGTLRLGRRNPARQKQVLVPSPWGKQHDGAVIALSMMNGGQFLATASENGSSIWIWNVSTKQVVNVLGERMGGCISELIVAKVYTGDTGGRRSGLNAGQGNDGSDSGFASRELSRPIRDVMNMEQMAGAQEQDRNKSVSILGSTIKTYKKLWKHIGKEAKGGTSSGSGHEAEDDDDDK is encoded by the exons TCGTCCTCCCACCCAA TTGTCCTTGCTAGCTCTCCAGACGGCACTATAATTGCCTATGATGCTTATTTAGGTGTCAGCATAGCACACTTCACTGGTTGCCGGTCACCTAGGAAAGGCCTTGTGATTGCAGGAACCGATCTGGTTGCTGCCTCTCATGTTTCCCCAGACACTGGTGCAGGCTCCATTTACCTCTATAACTGGTGGTCTTCAACTGTTGCCAACCAGATCCCTCTCACTGAACCTGTTGGTCCACTTGCTGTAACTCTTGATGGTGCACATATTTTGGCTGGTGGCATTTCAGGCCATATCCATGCCGTGTCACTCCCTGCAGGTCACCTAGTCCAAACATTTCCTGCTCACTCCAAACATGTATCTTGCCTTGCAGTCAGCAATGATGGCACTCTTCTGTTCTCAGGCAGTGATGATGGAACAATTGCAGTTTATGCAGTTTCTCGTGTTCTAAATCCCTCACGTGGCAGCCAATTTCCGTTGCGCTACTTCGCGGGGCATGACTCTACTGTGACTTCCATCACTTCAGGGATTCGAGCTTCAAACTGCGCCTTGGTCTCATGCTCCCTGGATTACACATGTAAGTTTTGGAGCCTCATGCATGACACCCCCCTGTATACAGTAGCATTCCCATGTACAGTTTGGGGGGTGGAAATGGATCCATCCGATTCTGAGTTTTATGCCGCAGGATCGGATGGTTTCGTGTACAGTGGAACACTTAGGTTAGGAAGGAGAAACCCGGCAAGACAAAAACAGGTGTTAGTCCCATCGCCATGGGGAAAGCAGCATGATGGAGCAGTGATTGCCTTATCAATGATGAATGGGGGTCAATTTTTGGCCACTGCTTCAGAAAATGGGAGCAGCATTTGGATATGGAACGTCTCAACAAAACAGGTTGTTAACGTCCTGGGTGAAAGAATGGGGGGGTGCATTAGCGAATTGATCGTGGCTAAAGTGTACACTGGTGACACTGGTGGCAGGAGGTCTGGACTTAATGCTGGCCAAGGTAACGATGGAAGTGATTCTGGGTTTGCCAGCAGAGAGCTGAGTAGGCCCATAAGGGACGTGATGAACATGGAACAGATGGCGGGGGCTCAGGAACAGGACAGGAACAAATCTGTTTCTATCCTCGGATCAACAATCAAGACATACAAGAAACTCTGGAAGCACATTGGCAAGGAAGCCAAAGGAGGAACCAGCTCTGGTAGCGGTCATGAAgcagaagatgatgatgatgataaatgA
- the LOC127791798 gene encoding 50S ribosomal protein L13, chloroplastic, whose translation MAMAYASSSMMLPSPSIKPCPAPLKNRQFLGFPVTVFSKPSIRTTSLAGGNRAFQIRCQDKPVIPLDQRWMFEDSEVKGPDIWNKTWYPKAADHPNISKPWYVVDATDKILGRLASTIAVHIRGKNLETYTPSVDMGAFVIVVNAEKVAVSGRKRTQKLYRRHSGRPGGMKVETFDQLQRRIPERIIEHAVRGMLPKGRLGRALFTHLKVYSGPNHPHEAQKPVELPIKDKRIQKVK comes from the exons atggcTATGGCTTACGCTTCGTCGTCGATGATGTTGCCCTCCCCTTCGATTAAACCCTGCCCTGCGCCTCTGAAGAACAGGCAATTTCTTGGCTTCCCAGTCACAGTATTTTCCAAGCCCTCCATTCGGACTACTTCTCTCGCCGGTGGGAATCGGGCCTTCCAGATTCGTTGTCAGGACAAGCCCGTTATTCCCTTGGACCAGCGCTGGATGTTCGAGGATTCCGAAGTCAAAGGCCCa GATATTTGGAATAAGACATGGTATCCTAAAGCTGCAGATCACCCGAACATATCTAAACCATGGTATGTTGTTGATGCTACTGATAAAATTCTCGGAAGGCTAGCATCAACTATAGCTGTTCATATCCGTGGGAAGAATCTTGAAACCTATACACCTAGTGTGGACATGGGGGCTTTTGTCATTGTG GTCAATGCAGAAAAAGTTGCAGTATCTGGTAGAAAGAGGACCCAAAAGCTCTATAGGAGGCATTCAGGAAGACCAGGAGGTATGAAAGTCGAAACCTTTGATCAGCTTCAACGGAGAATTCCTGAAAGGATTATTGAGCACGCTGTTCGTGGCATGCTTCCAAAGGGCAGG CTTGGCAGAGCCCTATTCACCCATCTTAAGGTGTACAGTGGCCCAAACCATCCACATGAGGCCCAAAAGCCCGTTGAGCTGCCCATAAAGGACAAGAGGATACAAAAGGTGAAATAG
- the LOC127791797 gene encoding protein VTE6, chloroplastic isoform X2, whose product MASFSPLLIFNPPPPRHSLAPAIRSPQTLTLASTPHLPINPRIPSMMATASIRAQSANPTSPWLVHRAMHSFQSSPPTWESALLCNLVIFVVGSPILRAGLSLSGIAAAFLLGNLSWRAFGPSGFLLVATYFVIGTAVTKVKMAQKEAQGVAEKKKGRRGPGSVIGSSAAGCVCAFLSIFGVGGKAFSHLWELGFVASFCTKLSDTVSSEIGKAYGKTTYLITTLKIVPRGTEGAVSIEGTIAGLLASILLSSVGCLMGEINVPEAVICVVASQIANLGESLIGAALQEKEGFHWLNNDAVNVINISMGSILAVLMQQIVLQNWYA is encoded by the exons ATGGCATCTTTCTCCCCTCTACTCATCTTCAACCCCCCTCCTCCACGCCACTCTCTTGCCCCGGCAATTCGCAGCCCCCAGACTCTTACCCTAGCATCCACCCCCCACTTACCCATAAACCCTAGAATTCCCAGCATGATGGCAACCGCTTCAATCAGAGCTCAATCCGCTAACCCCACTTCCCCGTGGCTCGTGCATAGGGCAATGCATTCGTTCCAATCTTCGCCGCCCACTTGGGAATCGGCTCTGCTCTGCAATCTTGTGATCTTCGTCGTGGGTTCTCCGATTCTGCGCGccggcctctctctctccggcATTGCAGCCGCCTTCTTGCTCGGCAACCTCTCTTGGCGCGCTTTTGGCCCCTCCGGGTTTCTCCTCGTCGCCACCTACTTTGTCATT GGCACAGCTGTCACAAAGGTTAAAATGGCACAAAAGGAGGCTCAAGGGGTTgctgagaagaagaagggaaggagAGGACCAGGAAGTGTGATTGGTTCCAGTGCAGCTGGCTGTGTTTGTGCTTTCCTTTCAATTTTTGGGGTTGGTGGAAAGGCATTTTCTCATCTTTGGGAGCTTGGCTTTGTTGCCAGTTTCTGTACTAAACTCAGCGATACTGTATCTAGTGAAATAGGAAAAGCATATGGCAAAACAAC GTATCTAATCACGACGCTCAAGATAGTTCCAAGGGGAACAGAAGGAGCTGTGAGCATTGAAGGAACCATTGCTggtcttttggcatcaattcttctttcttctgttgGTTGTCTAATGGGTGAG ATTAATGTGCCAGAGGCTGTGATTTGTGTTGTGGCTTCCCAGATTGCTAATCTCGGTGAAAGTTTAATAGGTGCTGCCCTCCAGGAGAAAGAAGGATTCCACTGG CTGAACAATGATGCTGTTAATGTCATCAATATTTCCATGGGTAGTATTTTGGCAGTCCTAATGCAGCAAATTGTACTCCAAAACTGGTATGCATAG
- the LOC127791799 gene encoding protein trichome birefringence-like 37 isoform X2, whose protein sequence is MPSYRVQNESYSTLILFVKLDFMRWDYIRVGNTTYKDMDRLAAFKLGLSTWARWVDSNTEPAITQVFFQGISPTHYNGEEWNASGSTTCKGQTQPLTGLVYPGGPLPTVAVVKEVMGNMSTPVSLLDITTLSQLRKDGHPSIYGSGGDKGNDCSHWCLAGVPDTWNQLLYATLVATG, encoded by the exons ATGCCGAGCTATCGTGTACAGAATGAGTCTTATTCAACTCTTATTCTGTTCGTGAAATTGGATTTTATGAG ATGGGACTACATTAGGGTAGGGAACACAACATACAAAGACATGGATCGGCTGGCCGCCTTTAAGCTGGGGCTGAGCACCTGGGCCAGGTGGGTGGACTCCAACACTGAGCCAGCCATCACACAGGTCTTCTTCCAAGGCATTTCCCCAACCCATTACAA CGGGGAGGAATGGAATGCATCCGGTTCAACAACCTGCAAAGGCCAAACTCAACCACTGACCGGTTTGGTATATCCCGGGGGTCCGCTGCCCACGGTGGCAGTGGTGAAGGAGGTGATGGGAAACATGTCAACTCCGGTGAGTTTGCTGGACATAACAACGCTCTCACAGCTGAGGAAAGATGGGCATCCCTCAATTTACGGCAGCGGCGGGGACAAGGGAAACGACTGCAGCCATTGGTGTCTTGCCGGTGTTCCTGACACTTGGAATCAACTCTTGTATGCAACTCTTGTTGCTACTGGTTGA